Proteins encoded together in one bacterium window:
- a CDS encoding acyl-CoA desaturase yields MKFLNTSHSEFFSVLRKRVDEYFVAHNISKYANATMVIKTIVMLCMLYIPYTLVVSETVPVWLMLLFTVLMGAGTAGIGMSVMHDANHGAYSRHAFINKIFGYTINIVGGNAHTWKLQHNILHHTYTNIPDMDEDLQSNLFLRFSEHAPVRITQRFQYTYAFLFYALLTVNWFVAKDFIQLFRYHRKGVQTDKKTSMTKEFSIILGTKILYFGYMLAIPLIVMDLPWWQILIGFMVMQFTTGFILSLIFQLAHVVEGTHQPAPDKNGNIENAWAVHQMYTTANFARNNKFLSWYIGGLNFQIEHHLFHGICHVHYPEISKIVEQTAEEFKVPYIQNRTFFGAVASHLRTLKKLGKGEALAA; encoded by the coding sequence ATGAAATTTTTGAACACTTCCCATTCGGAGTTTTTCTCCGTACTTAGAAAACGTGTGGATGAGTATTTTGTCGCGCACAATATCAGTAAATATGCCAATGCTACCATGGTTATTAAAACCATTGTAATGCTATGCATGCTGTATATCCCTTATACGCTGGTTGTTTCTGAGACGGTACCCGTTTGGCTCATGCTTTTGTTTACCGTGCTCATGGGCGCAGGAACCGCCGGCATCGGCATGAGCGTAATGCATGATGCCAATCACGGCGCCTACTCGCGTCATGCTTTTATCAATAAAATTTTTGGGTATACCATTAATATCGTTGGCGGCAACGCTCATACCTGGAAGCTCCAGCATAATATCCTTCATCATACGTACACCAATATTCCTGATATGGACGAAGATCTGCAGAGCAACCTTTTTCTTAGGTTTTCGGAACATGCGCCGGTACGTATAACCCAGCGATTTCAATACACGTACGCTTTTTTATTTTATGCATTGCTCACGGTAAATTGGTTCGTGGCGAAAGACTTTATCCAGCTTTTCCGCTATCACCGCAAAGGAGTTCAAACAGATAAGAAAACCAGTATGACAAAAGAGTTTTCAATTATTCTTGGGACAAAAATATTGTACTTCGGTTATATGCTCGCCATCCCTCTTATCGTGATGGACCTTCCGTGGTGGCAAATACTTATCGGATTCATGGTCATGCAGTTCACTACCGGATTTATTCTGTCGCTAATTTTCCAATTGGCGCATGTGGTAGAAGGCACTCACCAGCCTGCGCCCGACAAAAACGGGAATATTGAAAATGCATGGGCGGTTCATCAGATGTATACGACTGCAAATTTTGCAAGGAATAATAAGTTCCTGTCATGGTACATCGGAGGATTAAATTTTCAGATTGAGCACCATCTTTTTCACGGTATTTGTCACGTGCACTATCCTGAAATATCGAAGATCGTGGAACAAACCGCAGAGGAGTTTAAAGTGCCTTACATTCAAAACCGTACGTTTTTCGGCGCAGTAGCTTCTCACTTGCGTACGTTAAAAAAATTAGGAAAAGGCGAAGCGCTTGCCGCATAA
- a CDS encoding peptide MFS transporter, with the protein MTLYLSDIVGFDDIDAAWISGFFSAGTFFLPPFTGAIADKIGFRKSILLAFSLLSVGYFSLGALPYKTTVIPSIIILMFGASFIKAIITGTVAQTTDTNNRARAYSIFYAMVNIGSFSGKTIAYPLRINLGLESINYFSAVLCFVALIVVFFFYKNFKVEESTKTMSEVWRSFLKVVTNVRLLMLIVIVTGFWIIQQQMYATMPKYVLRTVGNHASPEWISNVNPLVVMTSVLIITHWMKNVKAIVSMNVGMLLMPISALLMASSPILYSIYGNSVPLIGSFSAHPVTIMLIAGIVVQALAESFISPRYFEFFSLQAPKGEEGLYLGFGHLHSFLASILGFGLSGYLLTIYCPDPHTLTPDKMSTAYVDANYIWYYFAVIGLLAAVALFIYEKIVSKSSTKA; encoded by the coding sequence ATGACACTCTACCTGTCCGATATTGTCGGATTTGACGATATAGATGCCGCCTGGATCAGCGGCTTTTTTTCTGCCGGAACTTTCTTCCTGCCGCCCTTTACCGGCGCCATTGCAGACAAAATAGGATTTAGAAAATCGATACTTCTTGCATTCAGTTTATTATCCGTAGGCTATTTTTCTCTCGGCGCCTTACCTTATAAAACAACCGTGATCCCTTCGATTATCATTCTCATGTTTGGCGCTTCTTTTATAAAGGCTATCATTACCGGCACCGTTGCCCAGACCACCGACACGAACAACCGCGCGCGCGCGTATTCCATATTCTACGCCATGGTCAATATCGGTTCTTTTTCCGGTAAGACGATCGCCTATCCCTTAAGGATCAATTTAGGATTAGAATCAATCAATTATTTCTCCGCCGTACTGTGTTTTGTAGCGCTTATCGTCGTTTTCTTTTTTTACAAAAATTTCAAAGTGGAGGAATCGACAAAAACGATGTCCGAAGTTTGGCGTTCTTTCCTGAAAGTCGTAACCAACGTGCGCCTGCTTATGCTTATTGTCATCGTAACGGGTTTCTGGATCATTCAGCAGCAGATGTACGCCACCATGCCGAAGTACGTATTACGAACGGTTGGCAATCACGCCTCGCCTGAATGGATATCCAATGTCAACCCGCTGGTTGTCATGACGTCGGTACTGATTATTACCCATTGGATGAAAAACGTTAAGGCCATTGTTTCGATGAACGTAGGAATGCTCCTCATGCCGATATCTGCCCTGCTTATGGCATCCAGTCCGATTTTGTATTCTATTTACGGCAACTCGGTTCCGTTGATCGGAAGTTTTTCCGCGCATCCCGTAACCATAATGCTCATTGCAGGTATTGTTGTGCAGGCATTAGCGGAAAGTTTTATTTCCCCGAGGTATTTTGAATTTTTTTCTCTTCAGGCTCCGAAAGGAGAGGAAGGTTTATATTTAGGATTCGGCCACCTGCATTCCTTTCTGGCGTCTATTTTAGGTTTCGGACTCTCCGGTTATTTGCTCACCATCTATTGTCCTGACCCGCACACTTTGACGCCCGATAAAATGTCTACCGCTTATGTCGACGCTAATTATATTTGGTACTATTTTGCTGTTATCGGATTATTAGCCGCAGTCGCATTATTTATTTATGAAAAAATTGTTTCAAAGAGTTCTACAAAAGCGTAA
- a CDS encoding serine hydrolase produces the protein MKNLFNVFLILSLVCFSPLQSQKKSPDLKSLDRYIEKALKDWDVPGLAIAIVKDDSVVFAKGYGVKTIGRNEPVDTHTLFAIASLSKAFTSASLGMLVEEGKLKWNDKVTNFVPYFQLYDPYATREMTVRDLLCHRSGLVTFGGDLIWYGTNYSRKEVIERIRFLKPKYSFRSAYGYQNIMFITAGEVLLNITGKTWDEFVKERIFNPLGMNETNTSVTSSFTNIATPHTEYNGKLITIPYRNVDNCGSAAAINSNVSDLSKWMKMWLSSDSGKSLISSPTKHEIWTPHTIIPVSEASMKNIPSRHFSSAALGWFAFDYQGKKILDHGGGMDGMISKICLVPEDNIGFVILTNSISGLSSALQYKILDLYLGGKDRDWCGERLKIVKEYKTKQLAADMKKQDERAKNTKPSLPLEQYTGLYGGPMYGNVKVDLENGNLLARFLPTASFVGDMRHWHYNTFEIELRDPNLPKGMVNFILDADGKVTEMKVDIPNPDFDFTELELKRLPGSK, from the coding sequence ATGAAGAACCTATTCAATGTTTTTCTCATTCTGAGCCTTGTATGTTTTTCACCTCTCCAAAGCCAAAAAAAATCACCCGACCTTAAATCGTTAGACCGGTATATCGAAAAGGCACTGAAAGACTGGGATGTGCCCGGACTGGCCATCGCCATTGTCAAAGACGATTCCGTGGTCTTTGCAAAGGGCTACGGTGTAAAGACGATTGGCAGGAACGAGCCGGTGGATACACACACCTTATTTGCCATCGCATCACTTTCAAAGGCATTTACGAGCGCTTCCTTGGGCATGCTCGTCGAGGAAGGAAAACTCAAGTGGAACGATAAGGTAACGAATTTTGTTCCGTACTTTCAGCTTTACGATCCTTACGCAACGCGTGAAATGACCGTGCGCGATCTGTTATGCCACCGAAGCGGCCTTGTGACGTTCGGCGGCGATCTTATTTGGTACGGCACTAACTATTCACGTAAGGAAGTGATCGAGCGAATCCGTTTTCTTAAACCGAAATATAGTTTTCGTTCGGCCTACGGTTATCAAAATATCATGTTCATTACTGCCGGAGAAGTTCTCCTGAACATTACCGGGAAGACTTGGGATGAATTCGTCAAGGAAAGAATTTTCAACCCGCTCGGAATGAATGAAACGAACACCAGCGTGACATCCTCATTCACCAACATAGCCACGCCGCACACGGAGTATAATGGTAAATTGATTACCATTCCTTACCGTAATGTCGACAACTGCGGATCCGCCGCCGCGATCAACTCCAACGTATCCGATCTTTCAAAATGGATGAAAATGTGGCTCAGCAGTGATTCCGGTAAATCATTGATAAGCAGCCCGACAAAACACGAAATTTGGACGCCGCATACGATTATCCCTGTTTCCGAAGCTTCAATGAAAAACATCCCGTCACGTCATTTTTCATCTGCGGCTTTAGGATGGTTTGCTTTCGATTATCAGGGAAAGAAAATTCTCGATCACGGCGGAGGTATGGATGGAATGATCTCAAAAATATGTTTGGTTCCGGAAGATAATATCGGATTTGTTATTCTAACGAACAGCATATCGGGATTGTCGTCCGCTCTCCAGTATAAAATATTGGATCTCTATCTGGGAGGTAAGGATCGTGACTGGTGCGGAGAACGATTAAAAATCGTTAAAGAGTACAAAACAAAACAACTAGCCGCTGATATGAAAAAGCAAGACGAGCGTGCCAAAAACACGAAGCCGTCGCTGCCTCTTGAGCAATATACCGGTCTTTATGGCGGCCCGATGTACGGCAATGTCAAAGTTGATTTAGAAAATGGAAATTTACTTGCACGATTCCTGCCAACGGCTTCGTTTGTCGGTGACATGAGACATTGGCATTACAATACATTTGAGATCGAATTGCGCGACCCTAACCTGCCCAAGGGTATGGTTAATTTTATTTTGGATGCCGACGGTAAGGTTACGGAAATGAAAGTAGATATTCCGAATCCGGATTTTGATTTTACGGAGTTGGAACTTAAACGCTTACCCGGCTCGAAATAA
- a CDS encoding sterol desaturase family protein produces MDAYISLFFQSFVDYWNYLSDAVTQPELHNFFYALIGISLFFYSLELLMPWRKNQPKIRKDFWLDGFYMFFNFFIFSLIGYYAVSNVFSKAFNDFLSLFGIHNLVAIQIQSFPVWGQWLTLFLLRDFIHWNIHRLLHRSSFLWEFHKVHHSVEQMGFAAHLRYHWMETVVYRTLEYIPLGMIGFGIQDFYIVHIFAISVGHFNHSNISIPLGPLKYIFNNPQMHIWHHAKTIPDPNGVNFGLTLSIWDYLFKTSWIPKDGRDEALGFDNVESFPSTFIKQELYPFVK; encoded by the coding sequence ATGGACGCTTACATCTCCCTTTTTTTTCAATCCTTTGTGGATTATTGGAACTATTTATCCGATGCGGTCACACAGCCTGAATTGCATAATTTCTTCTACGCATTAATTGGGATTTCACTATTTTTCTATTCCTTGGAACTCCTAATGCCATGGAGAAAGAACCAACCAAAGATCAGAAAAGATTTCTGGCTCGACGGCTTTTACATGTTTTTTAATTTCTTTATTTTTTCTCTCATCGGTTATTATGCCGTCTCCAATGTATTTTCAAAAGCTTTTAATGATTTCCTTTCTTTGTTCGGTATTCACAACCTGGTCGCCATTCAGATCCAGTCATTCCCGGTGTGGGGGCAATGGCTGACGCTGTTTCTGCTCCGTGATTTTATACACTGGAATATTCACCGTCTCCTGCATCGATCTTCATTTCTATGGGAATTTCACAAAGTGCATCACTCGGTGGAGCAAATGGGTTTTGCAGCTCACCTGCGGTATCATTGGATGGAGACGGTAGTTTACCGGACCCTTGAGTATATACCGCTGGGAATGATCGGTTTCGGTATTCAGGATTTCTATATCGTTCATATTTTCGCCATATCGGTAGGCCATTTTAATCATTCAAATATCTCTATTCCACTGGGACCGTTAAAATATATTTTCAACAATCCGCAAATGCATATTTGGCACCATGCAAAAACAATCCCTGATCCCAACGGAGTGAATTTCGGATTAACTCTCAGCATCTGGGATTACCTCTTCAAAACGTCGTGGATACCAAAGGACGGCAGAGACGAAGC